The Alnus glutinosa chromosome 10, dhAlnGlut1.1, whole genome shotgun sequence DNA window GTTTAATAGCTCTAATGAACTTCTTAGGTAATATGAAAATGTTAATCCAGTACACTTGAACACTATAGAAACAAGTTGCAGTCTACTAGCAAAAGATAAATTCCTAGATAACCAAGAATTAATCCTAGCAGtaattttttccaaaagagCATCACAATCTGCTACACAAAGCCGGGAGGAAATTATGGGAACACCCAAATACCAAACATGAAGTTTACCTTCACACATCTTTAAGAGGTTGACAATATGAGTCTTAATCAAAAGAGGTACCCCAGCACAGAATAAAGTACTCTTCTCAGGATTTTCCTTTAACctagagagagattcaaactcactAAGAACTTTTTGGATAGTAGCAACAGATTGCACACTAGCCTCAGAAAAAATAAGAAGGTCATCAGCAAACATAAACGAGTGAGTCCAATTTTAGAACACTGATGATTATAGCCAAAACCCCCTTGTCTCCCTGCACACTCAGCCAAAAAGCAAGACAAAACTTCCAttgtcaaaacaaaaaaataaggtgATAAAGGATCACCCTACCGAAAACCTCTCTTATCCTCAAAAAAACCAACAAGCATGTCATTCACCGCCACAGAGAAACGAGGGGAAGTGATACACTCTCAGACCCAAGCAAGAAAATTTTCAGGAATCCGAAAGCAACTAGACAATGAAGACCAAAATCCCAATTTACTAAATCACAAGCTTTCATAAGATCCACCTTCAACGTACAACGAGCTTTACAATCAACCTTATAATAATTCTTCATTACTTCTTAGGCTAAtaacacatttttcaataatGCTTCGATGAAGAATAAAAGTTGTTTGATTAGGACTGATTAAATCTTCTAACCAAAAGACCAACCGATTAGCCAAAATCTTGGTTATACACTTATAAATCAGATTACAGCAAGAAATCGGACGATAATCACCAATCTTCGAAGGATTCGCCTTTTTTGGTAGCAAAGTAACAATAGTGGCATTTGCTTGAATTGAACACATTTTGGAGAAGTAATTCATGGCGTGTAGGTCGGGATATAAACGAAGCAAAACTACCCGTGAGCTCGCTCAAGTTCGGCTCGACAAAGCTCGGTTCGTGCgcgactcgattattaaatgagccaCTCGTGGACATTAAACTATActcaattattaaacgatacatgcTCATATAAAGCTCGGCTCGCTCGTTTATAATTCACGAACATACTCGTATAAGGGATCCGCTCGCTTATTAGCGCGGCTcgtatgtatttatatatataaattttaattaataaatatatgtatatataatgattattaaaaataacctATATAGTATATTACTTATTAACAATTTTGCAATAGTCATTgtaattttctaaaatatatatgtatatattgaatattaattattaagtaacaataaattaataattgatTGGTATACAACATGTAATTATTTCTATAaagtataaactataattaaataattttatttataattatctatataatatataatttaatgataaaagtTAATCAAAGGGTCATATCTTAAATGATCTAATTATAAAGTGTATAATGGTAGTTGAATCAGCATATATTAAGTATGtgttatatcatatgatctaatgaCAATTtcaatacttaatcatattatttatatatacaatgacaatgtgATTTAGCTAATTCCAAATGAAGTAATTAGCATTGAAATCAACAACGCGTCTCTTATACTTACAAATTAAGTGACATtacaatgttaaatcatatgattataaGATATAAATTctaaggggtaattactttttccccccatgaactaccaaaaaatgcgcgatgcccccatgaactaccaactcgaccaaaatagagtattcaactaccaaagacaaccattttccccccttccgtcagtcaaatgggttaaaacaaacggtcaacgggtcatgtgaccgtcacacgccgttttaccctcattttcttcctcttttccccccataaactaccaccatcttcctcttttccccccatgaacaaccatcatcttccaacatgcccccatgtaaaacggcacatgaccggttgactgtttcttttaacacctctaactgacggaaggggggaaaatggttgtctttggtagttgaatgctctattttggttgagttggtagTCCATGGaagcatcgcgcattttttggtagttcatggggggaaaaggtaattaccctaaattctaatgataatatttaaatcatatgatcatatgatcataagtattatcattataatttagatcatattatcattagatcaaaGTATTATCAATAGATGCTTATaattatatgatctaagtataCTTAGGAATCTTTagatcattttttcaaaaaaaaatgttatataatcatataatgtCACAAAAGTATAGAGATTCATATTTAtacaatgattaagtatctagatACTTAGATAAAATGATAAAGTATCTAATTTGCATAAATACTAATATTTTATAGTTAAGATATTAAGATTGTAGTCATGTAGTGTGTAAATATTTATAGTTAACTAATTTATATTAATCATAGTTAAATAAATAGCTAATTTGTTAATCATAGTTAACTAAATAGCTAATTCATGCAAAATTATCAGCTTTTGAAAACTTGGAGAAGTTGGATTTAATCTAGtagatatctctctctctctctctctcacatgtgTTTTCCTGCCATGACACAAATACCTAGTTAGTACGCTATAAAATGTTATTATTCTTTTACATACTGTGAATTGCATAGTTTTGttttactacaaattttttACTAGTTCTATGACAGGTTTTGAAAGCTTATCAAGATTGGAGAACCTGGAGACCTTAGATCTTAGTCATAACAATTTCAACAGAAGCATCATAGAATTATTGAGTTCAGTCAAATCCCTTAAAAATCTGAATCTTGCTTCGAATCGGATCGAAGGATCATTTCCTGCCAAAGGTATGTATGTTGATCTTTTGTAGCACTTTATAGAAACAACAAGCAATTTGAatcatatttaaatttttctacTTTCTGTTTTCTGCAAAATTATTGACTTTTGAAAACTTGGAGAAGTTGGATTTAAGTTGTAAAGAATTCAATGGCTCCCTAACAATCAATGGTACTGAGAGATATACACTTAAGTTTTCaagataaatgcatttttagtaCATGTGGTTTGTAGTTTTGGCAAATAGTAGTGTgagctttaaaaaataattaatcactattgggtacgaaaaaaaaaaatagtctttaCCATTAGAAAAGTTGATAGAATCTGTTAAAGTGACACGTTtcacttacaataaaaaataaaataaaaaacaataaaagcatGCAAAGAAAATGCAACATAAGGTTGTACAAAAATGTAATGTAAATTCagctcaaaaacaaaaaaaaacaaaaacaaaaacaaaaaaaaacatgtaatgtAAGTATGAATTATGTAAAAATATCCGCCAGTGAAATAAGAGTTGTAAGGATCACATAATAAGCAAGTTATTAAGAAAATACTCAAGCTTCCAAGGATTTTCCCAttatctgaaaataaaaatgtaaatgctacaaaagaaacaaaaaatcttaattaaacAAAGAAATGTTGTCCTTGTCTTACGAGGTACTCAACTTAATGGACGGCTACCAATTTCGAGTAAAAAATTCCATCATCTAATTTCAGGACTAATATAAATTGCAATTGAAAGATAAtgtctatttaatttttcaagagTAATATAAATTTCTTTCTTAAAGATTTTACTGACACTGTCTCTCTTCACTCGTGGTAGGTTTGTCTAATTTTAGTAGGTTGGAGATTTTAGATCTAAATGGAAATTCTTTCACTGGAAGTATTTCTCCATATATCGGGGCACTATCTTCTCTAAAGGCTATATCATTAGGTTACAACGATCTTAATGGCACTTTACCTAAAGGTAAGaatcaattttttataatttgttagTCTTACCTATAATTAATGATTGACAATTTATTACGAATGTGAGaaaaacagattttttattttcacataaTTAGGATGGGCATTGCTAATGTTATTCCTTTTGACAGAGTTGTGCAAACTGAATAAGCTTGAAGAGTTAGAACTTTATGGTAATTTATTTGAAGGGATCCTTCCACCATGCCTAAACAATATGAAGTCTCTTAGGTTGTTAGATATATGTGAGAACCAATTCGCTGGAAACATCTCTTCAAATCTGATAGCCATCCCGACATCACTTGAGTACATTGATCTGAGTTATAATCTTTTTGAGGGCCTATTCTCATTCAGCTTATTTGCTAATCACTCTAAGCTTGAGGTGATTATATTGGTGAATAATAACAGCAAGCTTGAGATAGAAACTGAAAATTCGTCGGGTTGGGACGACCTCTCATTTCAATCGTTAAAGGTCATTGTACTACGTGATTGTAATTTGAACAAGCCCACTGGAAATGTTCCCAAGTTTTTGTTTGATCAGCGCGAATTGGAAATAGTTGATTTGTCTCACAATAAGTTGAAAGGAAGGTTCCCCAATTGGTTGCTTGAAAACAATACAGGACTGCAAGAGCTAAATCTTCGAAATAATTCTTTCGTGGGTCAAATTCATTTGCCACCGAATTGCTACAAGAGTATTTCGTTTTTGGATGTCTCTGACAATTGCTTAGATGGTCAACTTCAAGAAAatattggaaagataattccatacttaaaatatctaaatctttctcaaaattttattgAAGGTTATCTTCCGTCCTCAATTGGTGACTTGAGATATTTGGAGTCTTTGGACTTGTCCTTTAATAATTTCTCGGGAGAGTTACCAACGGAATTGTTTGCCACTTGCACCTCCTTGAATCTTTTGAAGTTATGCAATAATCAGTTCACTGGAACAATTCCTAGATGGATAGGAAACATGACACGTTTGTTGACTTTTATCTTGAGTAACAACTTTTTTGAAGGTCAGATTCCTTGTGGACTAGATTCAGTTCAATTAGTAGACCTTTCTCATAACTCACTTTCTGGATCGTTACCTTCTTGCTTGAATCTACGGTTTGTCGAGCACCTACGTTTGCAAGGAAACAAACTTACAGGTCCAATACCAAAAGCTATTTTCAATTCATCATCTCTTTTGACATTAGACCTTAGAGATAATAGCTTTTTTGGTAGCATCCCTGATGAAATCGGTGCACTTTATAACTTAAGAATACTTTTGTTGAGGGGCAACTATTTTAGTGGTATAATTCCAAATCAGTTGTGTTGGTTAAATAAGATAGGCATAATGGATCTTTCCAAGAACTCTCTTTCTGGGACAATACCGCACTGCTTTCACAACATGTCCTTTGGAAATATAGATGATCTTGTCTATTATAGATATCCTTCTATGTTCTGGTCCATTGGATTAGGTTCCACATTCCAAAGGCTCCGAGAATGGAATTGGGAAGGAGATAACATGGTGATGTGGATCGAAAATGATGATCATGTTGAGGTTGAGTTTGTAACAAAATACAGGTCTAACTCCTACAGTGGTTATATCCTTAATTATATGTCTGGATTGGATTTGTCATGCAACGAGCTAACAGGTACAATCCCATCGGAACTAGGAGAGCTATCTTCAATTCATGCATTGAACTTGTCTTACAATCAGTTGACAGGTTCCATTTCacaaaaaatctcaaatttggACAAGTTGGAGAGTTTAGACCTTTCTCACAACAATTTGAGTGGAGAAATTCCTTCAGTATTGATTGATATGAACTTTCTACAAGTGTTTACTGTCGCTTACAACAACTTATCAGGTAAAGTTCCAGACATGAAAGCACAGTTTGCAACATTTGATAAAAGTAGTTACGAAGGAAATCCATTTCTTTGCGGACAACCACTTGAGAATAGCTGCACCAAAGTAGACGAGTCACATCCATCACCAACAAAATCTCCTAATGCAAGTGAAGGGAAATGGTATGAAATAGATCCTCAGGTCTTCTTTGCAAGCTTTATCGCatcttatattattttcttattgggTGTAGCTACTCTTCTTCATATTCATCCTTATTGGCAACAACGGTGCTTCAATTTAATTGAGGATTTTAAGTACCGGTGTTATTATCCTGTTTTTGATAGCTTAAAAAGATTGTCAAACCGTCTATATCCGTAGATATATTCAGTTTCCAATTCCATGGACATCTTTGGTGGTAGTGATGATAGCTAGCTGTACATTTGATTATGAATAATGGTTAATTATTGTGGTCTAATATGAGACAAGTTTTTCACTTTCATTTGCTTTCTTCTGTATTGTAATTCTTGTGATTTGATGATGGAGATTATTCATGTAGTTGGAAATATTATTAATAGTATGAATTAATAAACTAGTTTCTCCATACACATGATTTTTGAATACTTTTCCAAAAGGGAAACGATTCATTATATCCTTGGAAGAAGGAAGAGATTGAAGGGATGAGTACTCATTAGTCAAAACAACATATAATACTTGTGAATGTGCTCAGCGTTCCATGCTCTCGACAACTTCTTTCCCTCGATAGTTTCAAGGTGGTATGCCCCTTTCGGATTGCTTTTGATGATCCAGAAAGGCCCTTCCCAGATAGGTCCTAGTTTTCCTTTCGTCGGATCTTTGGCTGCCAGTGTTACTCTTCGAAACACCCAATCGTCGGGATTAAATGATCGAGGCTCAACTGTTTTGTTGTAGTAcatgtttgtcttttctttaTAGGAAGCCATTCTGATCCTTGCTTCTTCGCGTCTTTCATTTAATAGGTCTAGGTGGATGTAACGActtgctttttacaaaaaggtataagtaattatatctggataattatgTGTCATTACTACTACAGAGACGTTAAATCTCGCAACGGAAAAATAtgattatctttttattttttttcttatcaaacattggggacaattcccttacaatacatttaGAGCTTTGACTCAAATTTCTCTAGACATACATTAAAAATCCTTTAATgttctttacactaattacaatgaAACATGTATCACATATGACacaaaagcatacatggaaacttactaaatacaagtaaattcttAAACATGTCATATacaaaatagtacaaacattgataagtataaaacattaaaacctaacTACTTTAGCTTTAGAAATCATAAACTAatagttaatccaatccataatattcagaacctgcgcaaacatctatgagacggTGATTATCACCACAACCTCATAGTtacataagtgagctaactgtcattcaacaatatcatgaattatgcgttatttaaggacagagataacataatgatgagATGACAATTTTTTATGCAAAGTTttaaacagttcaatatagtcattacACTCCACTCGTTTAGAGCCGTTACTCAATTAGCGACTATCTCAGAGACGTTCCTCCTACATTACGTTTTATTAGCATATTTTCGCACTCATAGAGTACATTCTACGTCATTCTCCTAACACTTTGAGAGACATACCAATAAATATGAATTATTATGGTTTTCGGTTCAGGCACTATTctcatcctgaacctttgggagacgttacTCCTAATATTTATAGATTGATTGttcacagtatgcaataatcattcgcaggcatccaattaaaataaaacataaacataacactattgaaatctagtactaccctcagtaagtaatttatacttacaactaggggtgggcacgggGCGGGGCGGTTTTCCGccctttttggccccgccccgcacccctgCGGGTTGGCCAAATTGGACCCGTGAACCACATGTTATAAGTGGAATCCGTGTGATGCGGGTATGGCCGGGGCGGGCAGGGCGCGGGTTtccgcggggggggggggggcaggtGCCAACCACTACCATGTCCCTACCGAAGTCCAAAGCCGACAACGAAAATTTTATTGGCACGTGACTCAAAGCTGAAACGTACTGGCTTGAGAAGTTCAGGAACAAGGGGTAATCTTCATCGGCGTTGAAGAAAGAAGATTAAGAGGTGAAGTTTAGGCGTCGGCGCAAtgtgaagagaggagaaaaaggaGATTGTAGCGGGCCGCCGCTTTGCAGCCTGTGTGGCgtagaagaaaagaataagatgaagaaaaaggggaagggtttttgactttttttttgggtgttgcatgtttattttttgCCACTTGCTAGCCTTTAATGATTACCCACGTGGCTTGTATTTTCTGGTTAGTGGTTGCAGACTTGCAGCCTTTACTTATTTCCATTTTCCACCCTTTAAATTTTAGTGATTTATGATTT harbors:
- the LOC133879067 gene encoding receptor-like protein 15 is translated as MEWPLLKALLWGLFVFLRIRGQIAGCLREEMIALLELKAFLESNIIHADADDHRGLLPSWIDDAKSDCCGWERVTCNSTTAHVIKLSLYNLTEQDPYNNRWLLNVSLLVPLKELTTLDLSRNAIRGSLPNEGFESLSRLENLETLDLSHNNFNRSIIELLSSVKSLKNLNLASNRIEGSFPAKGLSNFSRLEILDLNGNSFTGSISPYIGALSSLKAISLGYNDLNGTLPKGWALLMLFLLTELCKLNKLEELELYGNLFEGILPPCLNNMKSLRLLDICENQFAGNISSNLIAIPTSLEYIDLSYNLFEGLFSFSLFANHSKLEVIILVNNNSKLEIETENSSGWDDLSFQSLKVIVLRDCNLNKPTGNVPKFLFDQRELEIVDLSHNKLKGRFPNWLLENNTGLQELNLRNNSFVGQIHLPPNCYKSISFLDVSDNCLDGQLQENIGKIIPYLKYLNLSQNFIEGYLPSSIGDLRYLESLDLSFNNFSGELPTELFATCTSLNLLKLCNNQFTGTIPRWIGNMTRLLTFILSNNFFEGQIPCGLDSVQLVDLSHNSLSGSLPSCLNLRFVEHLRLQGNKLTGPIPKAIFNSSSLLTLDLRDNSFFGSIPDEIGALYNLRILLLRGNYFSGIIPNQLCWLNKIGIMDLSKNSLSGTIPHCFHNMSFGNIDDLVYYRYPSMFWSIGLGSTFQRLREWNWEGDNMVMWIENDDHVEVEFVTKYRSNSYSGYILNYMSGLDLSCNELTGTIPSELGELSSIHALNLSYNQLTGSISQKISNLDKLESLDLSHNNLSGEIPSVLIDMNFLQVFTVAYNNLSGKVPDMKAQFATFDKSSYEGNPFLCGQPLENSCTKVDESHPSPTKSPNASEGKWYEIDPQVFFASFIASYIIFLLGVATLLHIHPYWQQRCFNLIEDFKYRCYYPVFDSLKRLSNRLYP